The window CCAGGGTCCGGGTTTCTTTTGGCTCATTGCGAGCGTGGGTTGCCAGAGGAAGAAGACCTTGAAATCGAATTCCCGTCCGAGGGCCACACCGATCTGTACCAGGTTTGCGTAGTAGTCGGCGATTTCTCTGCAATCGGCATCGAGATCAAATTCGCGTTGCGACCCATCATTCTTGAGGGATTGCAGAGCCTGGACGCTTCGGAGACGACCACCTAACCGAAGCAAGAGATCCTTCGTGCTTTCGTTCTCCCGGGCGAGTCGGCGGCGTGCGTGGGATTCCCGATAGATATCGCCGGGCTCCTCTCCCTCGACGACGGGGCCGACTTCGTTCACACCGTCGAGGAAGACGACGGCGTGTGGACGGGCACCCCGCCGCAATTCGAGCAGAAGCGTCGCCAGTCCCTGGGTGAGGTTGTAGGCGGACTGGGCGCGGTTGAGCACTTCGACGTCGTCGACACGAGCATCACTCAGTTGTGCAGCCACCCACGAGGGAATCGTGGCGTGATCGCGCGCAGTGTATCCCCACATCGTTGAACCACCGAAGAGAAAGACTTGACGCCGCGAGGTCGTATCGGCCGTTTGGTTTTCGCGGAAGAGGCTTGCACTGTCTGGCGGTAGCCCGAAGGCAGGACGTGCAGACCGTCGTGCTTTCCCGGACGTATCCACCAGCTGCGATACGGATCGTAGTCGACGTTCCAGCCCGGTATGTGTTGTTCTCGAGCCCGTTTCCAGCCGGGAAACCAGGACTGGGACGCGTAGGGATGCGCGACGGTTTTCGAAGTGGAGGGGTCTTCGCCGGATTTCAACGAAGGCGCCAATCGGGCGCAACTCTCAATGGCCAGAAACGGCACGAGCGAAAGCCCGAGCATCAACCAGGCGTCTCGTAGCCCGCGGGTTGTGCGGGAGATCAGCGATCGCAGCGTCACCCTTGCCTCTATACCCTCGAAAGAGGCATCGATCAGGGGCGGACGGCTTGTACGACCTGGTTGCGACCGCCTTCTTTGGCCTGGTAGAGCGCCTCGTCTGCGGCCTTGAGCAGGCCCTCGGCAGAGTCGAGTCCGAGATCCAGGAACGAAGCCAGTCCCAGGCTGAAACGCACGCTACTCGGGCACTCTCGCGTACCCCAGCGGCGGTCGACGGCCGCCTGTCGCATGCGGTCCATTGCGATAAAGGCGCCTTGGCTGTCCGTCTCCGGCAACAGCAACACGAATTCTTCACCGCCATACCGTCCGACGATGTCGGTCTCTCGCATATGCTTGCGCAGAAAAGAAGCGGCTTGCGCCAGAACTCGATCGCCCGCGTCGTGGCCCTGTTCATCGTTGATGCGCTTGAAGTGATCGATGTCCGCCATCACGAGTGCCAGGTCGTGGCCGTAGCGAAACGCGCGTTGCACTTCCTGCCCGAGTCGCTCCATCAAAGCGCG of the bacterium genome contains:
- a CDS encoding diguanylate cyclase, translating into MVARYGRILLVEDTKSQRELMRDYVEAQGYEVQIAATGAEALAAAAAEVPDAVLLDWELPDYQGLELIRIWRRDAEMESVPVLVVTARNRSQDIAEALEVGATDFVRKPLGDMLELGARLSTALRIKTLQDRLRKLASHDPLTGLLNRRALMERLGQEVQRAFRYGHDLALVMADIDHFKRINDEQGHDAGDRVLAQAASFLRKHMRETDIVGRYGGEEFVLLLPETDSQGAFIAMDRMRQAAVDRRWGTRECPSSVRFSLGLASFLDLGLDSAEGLLKAADEALYQAKEGGRNQVVQAVRP